From the Williamwhitmania taraxaci genome, the window GTCGCAAAATTGGAATAGTGGAGTAATTCAGGTTAGTGCAGCATTTTAATGCTAACAAAATATTATCAACAACATTTTTTTAGATTACAGCCAATCTTTCTAACTATTTGCAGGGTGACGCAAAGACAAATTATTTGAATACTATTTCTGAGTATAAAGATGAAGCGAATAGAATAAAAAAAGCCGAAGAACGTGTTGAAGAAGTAGAAGCATTTATGAAATCCTGTATCATAATTGAAACCACAGAAGCACAAAAATTATTTATTGCAGAGCTCTCCACAAATAAAAATCCTCCATTTCAAAACAATAAGAACAATTTCAATGACGCATTAATTCTTAGGAATATTTGCGAATTTGTTGAGAATGAAGTCCCAGCATTATATGACTTAATATATGTTTCAAACAACCCTGATGACTTCGTAGACAAAGAAACAAAAGAAGTATATTCAGACCTGCTTGTTGGTTTAAATCCTATAAGACTAAAAAATGTTACAGAGCTAGGAGAAGCGTTGAAACTTGCTCCAGAACTTATAGAAGATTTTGACGAGTGGTTAGAAATACAATTGGACAATCAAGCTATGTATGAACTTGATATTATGCGTGGAAAATAAAATAACGAACAGCTAACAGCAGCTACAAGAAATTGCCGGTTCAGTGGTTAAATCAAATACTGCGTTTCGTATCAAGTCCAGTACTGGCGGATAGTTTAGCGCTTCGAAATCGCCAACTTCTTGTAGCTGCAAACCGTTATAGCCAATTATTAAACGACACCACATAACGACAGACAATGAAACAAATATTCTTAATCATCTTGACAATTACAACTTTTAAAGTTGCTGGACAAAATCACCTTATCGGAGTGAAAGGTGGGGCTAACTGGACGAATATTACTACAAGCAATTTTGTAAACCAAAACGACTTTAGGACTGGAATATCCGCTGGACTGACATACGAATATTTATTTAAAAAACATTTTTCAGTTGGGGCGGACTTAATTTACAATCAGCGGGGCTTTACTAACGACATTGTTTTCACCG encodes:
- a CDS encoding PIN domain-containing protein, with the protein product MQGDAKTNYLNTISEYKDEANRIKKAEERVEEVEAFMKSCIIIETTEAQKLFIAELSTNKNPPFQNNKNNFNDALILRNICEFVENEVPALYDLIYVSNNPDDFVDKETKEVYSDLLVGLNPIRLKNVTELGEALKLAPELIEDFDEWLEIQLDNQAMYELDIMRGK